The DNA sequence CTGTGACAAAATGAAACCCAAGTATAAATAAGCCCACTAACCATTCTCTACTCTCCCCTCTTTTTTGGTGGCCTGCCCACTCAAAAAGAAGAAGACAAACCCCGGCCAGATGTAACCTAAGATAAGCCCAACCCAGTCAAATAAAACGGTCCTCTCTTTAGATCCTTTATtgtccaaaaaaaatataaaagtaacgTTACTTAATGCAGTAGTACATCCTAAATCTGAAaagctaaatatatataatatttttttaaaaaaaaaaaattaaagagcaCGAGCACATCAGATCACCAAACATCAAAAAGCATTTTTGTGTTACGGTGTACCCTCCTCGTGTGCCAATTCTAATTCacattttaaaatacaaatttaattaatccttcttttttattattattattataatttattttttcgcaTGAAATTTTAGAAGGAAAACCCTTCTTTCTCTTCTACCTTCTCCACCCTTTAAATACCAAACCCCCCCTTCTCCCCTCTACACCCCATTATCAAAACcaacatctctctctctctctctctcttttctcactCTCACTCCTCAAAGAAAATAGCAAAAGAACATATAAAAAAGCAAAAATGGAACAAAACGCACCAGTAGTAGCGAAGAAGATATGGGGGATGGTACGTGTACTTTTCTTCATGCTAAGAAAAGGTATATCAAAGAAGAAGCTTATGCTTGACCTCAACATGATGATGAAGCGAGGCAAGATCGCCAGCAAGGCTGCCATAAACAACCTCATGACTTTCCATGCCGCCGCAGCCGCCGCCTCCTCCCGCCGCTCCAACGTCGGCTCCGGCTCCGACGACCCCCGTCTCTCCTCAGGAGAATACGAATTCAGCTGCAGTAACACTCCCAACTACGGCCCATTATTCAACCTCGGTAAGCCCCGCCGCAACCACCACCACTCTCACAATTTCTTCGGGTGCGCTCACGCGCCACCCACCCTCGAAGGCGAAGGCGAAGATGACGTCGTCACTGCCAATGCCCTCAAGGCTGTTCTGGAGATTTTGAACAATGATCAAGCGGTGATGAATGCGGTGGAGGCCTCTCCGGCTCTTCCCGGGTTCGGGCGGAGCCCCATGGTAAGGCAATTGAGGATAACTGACTCGCCGTTTCCGTTGAGTGAAGCCGATGAGGACAGCCGACAAGTGGATGAGGCAGCTGAGGAGTTCATTAAAAGGTTTTACAAGGATTTGAGGCGTCAGAAGTGAAATTAAGGTTTCTATATCAGAGAGATAATTAACCGGCAAGTCAAACTCATGGCCATATATATCTACTAGATGACTTTGTTAATGCGTTGTTGATAAACAATAAGTTCGTGCATATGAATTTTCTTttggttttttattttgttttttaagaCATCATGATTTGTATCTTGAAAGATCAAATTTAATTACATGTAATgtccaataactaaaaaaaaaaagaagaagaagatgaagtagATCAAGTCTGTAATGATGATCTAATGAGAGTTCTGTATACAGCGATTCCAAAATTTTTGCCTATATATAATTAATGGATATATTTAATATAgtcttataataaataattattaatttgttctagtagttaataaatatcTCTACTTtatatatgtacagttatttgttattataattaataaattaataatctcAGACTCAGTACGTgagattattatttatatacatgtaCATTAAAATAGAATCAATTTGCACTGAAAATTTATATACCAACTTTTAGATTCAGTGAGAAGAAGACCAGTAGGTGTAGTAAAGaaagatatatatgtatatatattagtattaCCAACCAACCACACTGCAGGTACTACTTCTCCACTTGATTGAAAATTAAACTCTTAACAATTTTTAGAGGAAAGTGGTGATCTAGAATATCCATGGTTACGTAGTACTAAATTATGAAACTAGGGTTTAATTtctttgtttaattaattttatttattgtttgcATGCACTATATATAATTAGAGAATTATACTTTTAtattctattctaaatttattatattttggtGTGATTTGGTTACTGTTCTTTCTTAGTTGTTTCCATTATTCCTCCAATTGGCAAGGAAATCAGTTTAAGTAGCTAGGTTGACATGCATATATACATGATTATAACATGTGTATGTAGGTAAGAAATAATTGAAATGAAAAGGATCAATAAGGAAAGTACCGAGTTGCCCTTGTTACTgatcattaaattattaatatttttttattgaatgaTTAATTTTAGCTTTTACAGCCTCGGTACCACTTCCATTAACATGTCGGGACGTGCTTTTCCCACTATCTCAAAAAAGACTTGAAAGTGAACCCAAATAGCTGGCCCCTCtccaaaatataataattttatttctaactttttttctttcttcttttcattataataattcattaaTCTTTATTATAAACGTATATTTTTGGTTCAAGTAGGTAATTGGGTAACAGAGATAtgcatacatgtatatatagtatatacccACATATTATATATCTAGTGTATCTCCGACCCGACCCGATATCgaattataatatatagtaaaatatattaattaggaAGGGTCCTATTCATCGTGTTGTAAGGGTTTTGCAAAAGCAAATCCACTTGTTTACCAAAAAGGGATTACTATACAACGGAGCAGATATGATTATGTCTATAATCCAACAAgtattataattgtaatttacAATAATATTAATCCAACAAGTTGTATAATTGTAATTTACAATATTAATCCAAACAGTTGTCATATATATCATGATCATGATAATAAAGCTGCTGTATGTAcatatcaaaatatatatcGATCCTAAACTACTATACTTTAGGCCCCCTTCTGATCAGTAATAATAACATTTATTAACAATACTCtatatactttttatttattaattaatactttataaatattaattattgttaaaACTTTATTTAATTCATACTCTTCTCTGTAAAATGTATTATACCCTATAATATTTTACGTACGTAGTTGATTTAACAAGTTAATTGTGGATTAGGTCGTATGTCATATATCAAATGTATATTAGATATCtaaaactaataaattaaactaagctaTGCTAGATATTTgggcatattatatatataacatatatacttataaattgtttatatatatatgcacatcTGAGGTGAAATTAACGTACTGTTatcaatatttaagtattataaacattaatttatagaaattaattaattttaaacacaGAAATCCAATCTGACTGCTAACTGATAATGATACATAAAAACTctattgatttatttttcttcctACAATAGTACGTCCTATTGATTTTTAATAGAAATCCAATAGATCATGCAAGTGTGTTTAttaattgtgtaattttttaatccctaattaataatttagtcTCCATATATAAACAAGAGTACTATATTATTGCCAAGTAGTCATAGATATTTGAACGAAAATCTGCCTTATTAAATTGTTATAAACGTAGGGCAGCCAAACTCATTTTTTTAACAATGAAATTGAGAAGAAATATCTATTTTGTGCAAAccaaatattttttcttaagaaaattatagtggTTGGTATTCCTTTTTGTAGATCGAGTGTTTAGATAATAAGATTGATTaaaatgacatatatatatcagttaaaaactaattttaatctaataattaatataattaatttaaatatgtttataatattaaatatttaaaaattgactaaaaataatcaaaattataaaatatataaaaatcattttatattcttaaaacaaagaaaaatgtaaaaggttaaattaaatattaaaatatattttcattcaTTTTATATCTTTTGTTTAATTACTTTTgtagttttttaatattttaaagtatttaatatactttaaaatatattattatattgaattaaaattattttggacACTGttcgaaaaaaatatatattttgctgctattaaatattttacataATGAGAATTAATACAACTGAATTACTTTATTAATCgaaaattttgaattaaaaatatacacttattaataaagatcaaactAAAACTTAccaataaatttgaaattcttacaAGATCATTCAGTAGTACTTAGTATGTATATatcattagttttttttttaaaaaaaaaacagtatataattaattgttaattaaaaatatatgtaaacgAATTCCATAATTGTCAAGACAGTAATTTGAAACATATTGATCAATAACGCTAGTTACGTAGACACTCAGTAATTCTTTTTACTTTACTCAAACATTAATTCAGgctctattattatttataaatcatctttttttttttttgctagtgACGCCCAATCTTCTAAAAACTAATGTTACTTAACCCAATCTATGCTTCATTGCAGGATCGATAATGATCGATtccaattaaatattaatttctttACGACTGATTAATTAGTGATAACTACAAATATGTTATTGTCTCTTGAATCAATTAATAtgcacttaattattattagaaagCTATTATGCTATTTCTTGGGGGCAAAGATGTTCCGTTTCTGTCGAACAGGATGGTGTAGATCATTTTCTTATAAGtcgtttcatattttatttttcttatattaaatcaccaaatgaaaatgaaaagcaCATAAGACTTCCATAAAGCCAAAAAGTTTAGGTAATATGTTAGGTGactataagaaatttgaagcgAAATTATTGCTTTTACAGATGTCGCTTTTTGAACTTGCTTTTCCCTTGATTGACATGctttttaattcaaattatttaaatttattagtaatattataaaTCTCTATTATTTTGTGAAAACAacattttattacttttattagttatgtatatatgtaaatatatataatcttcGCACATTGTTCTGTCAAGCATGGGACACATTGGTACCACCACTTACACGTTAGACCAATTCTTTTGCTTTATACATTTGCTTATATAAAACTTCATTTATATAGCAGAAAAAGGGGTTTATTAGTAATAAATTAATACTAGGGTAAGAATAATATGTAAAAGTTACAGTGGGTTTAATtcgaaagagaaaaaaaaaaatagtaaaactgTATAAAACCCGTTTTCTCCATTATTAGCATCTTTTCTCATTCCTATCTACTTTTTGACATTTTCATTTTTCCACCCCAATTGACCtgtaatagtaattaattaaagaatatTGGTCAGtcaaagtcaaagacttaatcgGTTTGCATTGTTatttttccttaatatttacCATTATTATCGTAGATGAGTGCACTAGCTAGCTAGGTAAGTGTTTTTTTAAGTCTTATATGTCCGGACATGTAAAATGATCAGAATTAAACGCAATTTTTTTCCCCTTTCTCAAACATGTACAATAAACTTCACTGAAATGTATGTATATAGCTCctctaaatattttttctttttaaaaagtaATATTATTGTCATGATCGATTTGGTTCTCAAATtacctaataaatatattaaacacTGCTTTTAGTGTACCAAGTAAGAAAAATCAAtccattttttatatatattgttggcCGCGGGGACCCCTAATTAGagtactaaaacatacaaaggGTCACGtactacctatatatatatatatatatcttacctCATTATAATTTATCAGTTCATgacttataataattaaaaaaaaaaggaacatTACTAACTacataaagagaaaaaaaaaaacaactcgTATACTATATAATTAATCCAAATCAAATCCGACCCTATTGATATTTTTCAGTCACACTCACATATATTATACCAcgacattaaaataattataagagGATGAAAATACGATATTGCCCAATTAGGACCAAGTATTACTATGGAATTGGCCAATTAAAAGAAGAATTTTTAAATATCTCactattaaaattttctatatatatatgtgtatgtgtatattTTGCTGTAGAATTAAGTTCAATTTGCGATAATCTCCAAATACGAAATACTGCAAGATTTGCAAATCAATTATTGGGTTTTGTTATCTATTTTATTCGACAATTGATCTAAGTCATtaattaatctatatttttatagGAGAATTTgttctaattaatatataatacatgGAAGTAGTTCATGAGTACTTTCTCCCCATATTTACTTTTGGGTTATgtacatagttttttttttctttttctttgaacAACACTTTTATATAGTTAGTTGAGACAGCTCCCAGGGGAACAATAACCTTGATACGCAACTGgaatatatatcataaaataattattaatttttattgttatttttttgggataaaatatttagagtttaatataaaatttataaaacataaaatagtctataaaaaataatattgaaatataattaaaaagtatcaactaataatttaaactaattttgtatatatattagtatattACGGTGAGATTCTAACATTATTGAAAGAAAGTAAGAAAATAATGAATTGTGGAGTGGAGGATTTTTTTTAACTCTGATTAGAGAGAGACATATCTTTAAAATATTGATtattgatatatgtatatatacatatattaggTTATTATTAAATGTGTATTGCACGTaaatttagttatatttttagtttttatttttgttatgtgtagttttaaaaagaaattaataaattttttaattttgtgttttttttaaaaaaaatatttaaggataaaaatttgaagaaaataaatataaagtttaaaaatattaaaactgaACATACtcctaatattaaaaataacaataaaaaaattataatattataaataatatattaatatttatatatatttaaattacttaaaattaatataagttgaattaacttaaaataaataatattaatatttatatattcaaatttatcaaaaataaattatattactatatatatttataaaactaattttactaatactcttaaatttaacataatatttttatgtttttaaaatattttgttaaactaataaaaaaaaatattatctagataatcacattttatatataaaaatactttCAGCTTTTTATttagatgtttttttttttgaatggaaatgGATTACTTTATTAATAAGGATAATTGTTCTTAACAATCTCTACTAACTCAGAAGGTGAGTTGTAGTCATAAAAAACACGAACTGACGAAAAACAAGAGCTTCGTGCAAGAAAATGCGTGGCCCTGTTAGCAGAACGTTTGACAAAATAAATCTTAACATTATGCAACTTAGCCAATAGTTGCTGGCAATCAAGAATGAGCAAGCCAAAAGCTGAAGGAAGAGAAGCCGAACTGTGTAAAGCTTGAACAGCTACTAGACAATCGGTTTCAAGGGAGACTTTTTGCCATCCTTTATCCTTTATCCAACTGAGGGCTTCTTTAATGCCAGTTACTTCAGCAATCTCAGGAGCTACGCGACCAATTTTATAAGTTGAAACACCTTCTATCAACTTACCATCGCAGCTCCTAGCAAtaaaaccaaacccgaaggcatttgaagcttcaaaaattgCTCCGTCTACATTATTGACCTTAATCGTATCGTGCGCCGGTGAAATCCAATGCTCAACCTCAGCATCCTGTTCATTGAACAAAAGCTAAGGCTCCATTCTTCTTTGATGAGCAAAACTCCATTGATTAAGGGTAGATCTTGCAGACAAAACTACTTCAGCAGCTATCATAGTTTTTCGATTCCAAAGAAGTTTGTTTCTTGCATTCCAAATAGCCCAAGCTATCATCAATATCTCCTTCTGAATGTTGTCATTATGCCGtgcttttttttcttcaaaccAGGTCCCAAAATCAGCAAAGTTGCTGGTGCAAGAGCTGATGCTCGATCTGTTCCAGCAGGAGATTGCAAAGGGACAATAAACTAGCACATGTATGATGGTTTCAGCAGCATTGTTGCATAAAGGGCAGGTACTATCGACTGGTACATGCTTTGTTTGAAGCTGGATTTTTGTAGGGAGACATCCAGTTATAGCCTTCCAGCTGAAGTGAAGGACCTTAGGAGGAATCTGAATTTTCCAATACACTTTCCAGAAGTCAGAATCACTTTGGGTAGTGTTTTTGGACTGTTGAAGAAATCTGTATGCACTTTTTACTGAATAGATACCAGTTCTTTCAAGCATCCAACTCCAACAATCATCCCTTTCAACATGACTCAGAGGGATTCCAAGAATGAGAGCTTTATCCCTTTCTTCAAATAAGTCGTCCAGGATTTCAGGATCCCATTTAGGCTCATCAATACACATTAGACTTGCTACTTTCTGATTGATAATAGCAGGATGTGTTGAAATGACTCTGTGGTTATGTAAATCCAGAAGCCAAGGATCTGAAGTGATACTTGTTTTTAGCCCATTTCCAATATGGATGACAGCACCTGCTTCAATAAGAGACTTGGTTTCAAAGAGgcttttccaaataaaactgGGGTTATTTCCAAGAGAGGCAGAGAAAAAAGAAGCATGGGGGTAATATCTTGCTTTATAGACTTTTGAAACTATAGAAGCATCATTGGTTATCAATCTCCAAGCTTGCTTACCAAGCATAGCTAAATTGTAGTCTCTTAAGTCTCTAAAACCCAACCCTCCTTCATTTTTGTGTTTACTGAGCCTATTCCAGCTTGCCCAAGTTACTCCTTGACTCTGTGATGAAGACTTCCACCAGAATTTGCTCATGATACTCTCCATGGACTTACAAGTCTCAATAGGTAGCAAGAAGACAGACATTGCGTAGCTTGGGAGAGCTTGTGCAACTGTCTTTAAGAGGACTTCCTTGCCTCCCTTTGATAAGAATCGACTCTCCCATTGTTGAACACGTTTTTGCATTTTGTCCTTCAAGAAACCCAAAATGGCATTTTTATTTCGACCTTCCAAACATGGCAGTCCTAGGTAAAAGCTGTCTTCATCAGCTTCAGCAATATTCAACTGTTGGCAAACTCTATCTCTAGTAGTCCTTGTAGTATTAGAACTAA is a window from the Cannabis sativa cultivar Pink pepper isolate KNU-18-1 chromosome 1, ASM2916894v1, whole genome shotgun sequence genome containing:
- the LOC115708165 gene encoding uncharacterized protein LOC115708165, with protein sequence MEQNAPVVAKKIWGMVRVLFFMLRKGISKKKLMLDLNMMMKRGKIASKAAINNLMTFHAAAAAASSRRSNVGSGSDDPRLSSGEYEFSCSNTPNYGPLFNLGKPRRNHHHSHNFFGCAHAPPTLEGEGEDDVVTANALKAVLEILNNDQAVMNAVEASPALPGFGRSPMVRQLRITDSPFPLSEADEDSRQVDEAAEEFIKRFYKDLRRQK